Within the Marinobacter sp. SS13-12 genome, the region GGCGTCGAAATAACCGGCAGACAGCGCATAGGTGCCCACCAGAATCCGGCGCTTCACCTCGGCACCGAAACCTTCGGCCCGGGTGCGAGTGTACATGTCCATCAGGTCTTTCGGGTCTTCGCAGCGGTAGCCATAACGGGCGCCGTCAAAGCGTGACAGATTGGCAGAAGCCTCTGCCGGGGCAATGACGTAGTAGGCAGCAATCGCAAGGTTGGCGTGGGGCAGGGACACGTCCTTCACCGTGGCGCCCAGCTTTTCATAGTCGCGGATAGCGCCACGAACCTGCTCTTCCATTGCTGCGCTGAGGTTATCGGCAAAATATTCCTTCGGCAGGCCGATGCGCAGCCCTTTCAGGGGCTCATCCAGCGTTGCCGTATAGTCAGGTACCTCCCGGTCGATGGAGGTGGAATCTTTTGGATCGAACCCGGCCATGACATTCAGCATCAGGGCCGCATCTTCAGCAGAGCGTGCCATGGCGCCGCCCTGGTCAAGGCTGGAAGCAAACGCAATCATCCCGTACCGGGATACCCGGCCATAGGTTGGCTTCAGACCGGTCACGCCACACAGGGCTGCCGGCTGGCGAATTGAGCCACCGGTATCCGTCGCCGTCGCCGCCGGCACCAGCCGCGCGGCAACCGCCGCCGCAGAACCACCGGAAGAACCGCCTGGAACACGCTTCTCGCCCTTGCTCAGGCCCCAGGGGTTCGTTGTCGCACCAAAATGACTGGACTCGGTAGATGAGCCCATGGCGAACTCGTCCATATTGGTTTTGCCCAGGCATACAGCTCCCGCCTTGCGGAAGTTCTCCGTGACCGTGGCATCGTAGGGTGGCACAAAGTTCGCGAGCATCTTTGATCCACAGGTGGTGGCTACCCCGTTGGTGCAGAAGATATCCTTGTGGGCAAACGGCACCCCGGTCCACGGCGTGGCTTTGCCGGCCGCCCGCTGCTCGTCCGCAGCATGGGCATCCGCCAGAGCCTGGTCTTCGGTGATGGAGATAAAGCTGTTGAGCTGTTCGTCTTCTTTCTTGAGGCGCCCCAGGTATTCCCGGGTCAGCTCCACACTGGAAATCTTGCCGCTTTCCAGTTCACGGGAAAGTTCTGCTACGGATTTGTTATGCATGATGAATCCTGAAATCGCTGGTCGTCAGATCACTCAATACCTTTTATTTACTCGATGACACGCGGCACGAGATAAAGGCCATTCTCGGTAGCCGGTGCAATAGCCTGGAAAGCTTCCCGCTGATTGGTTTCCGTTATCTCATCCGGGCGCAGGCGCTGAACCGCATTCAACGGATGAGCCATGGGCTCCACCGAATCGGTATCGGCGGCGCTTAACTGATCCACCAGCTCCAGGATATTGCCCAGATCCTTCTCCAGCGCTGAAACCTGCTCGTCATCCACCCGAATGCGTGCGAGCACAGCGACTTTTTCAATGTCTTTACGGGAAATGGTCACATTGCCTCCCAGGTTTAACTATGTGAAATGTCTTTAATAATACGGTTTATTCAATGAAGGCCACCCGGGTTTCCGGGGCGTTCGGGGGGAGCTTTCCAAAACTGTGCGGAGCCAGGGATGGCGTAGCTCAAGCGCCACACGGACGTGCTCGAGCGTGTTTTGGAAAGCTCCCCCCGAACGGCCCTCCACCAGAGCCTGACAAATAAAAGCGCTATGGTAACAGATTCGAACAATCGCGGGAGGGGCCAAAACAAAGGGCGAAAGCGTGAAAGACCCCGCGGGAGCCCCGATGGTGCCTTGCCTGCAGGGGTGCTCACTGCTAAAGTTGCCGCATCATTTTTTGCGACTGCAACTCTCAGGTTGAAACTACACGAATGTTGATCAAAAGACTCCGAGGTTTATTTTCCAGCGACCTGTCCATCGACCTGGGCACCGCCAACACCCTTATTTACGTGCGCGAACGCGGCATCGTACTTAACGAGCCCTCCGTTGTGGCCATCCGCACCCATGGGTCCCAGAAAATGGTTGCAGCCGTTGGCGCCGAGGCCAAACGTATGCTGGGCCGCACGCCGGGCAACATCACCGCCATCCGTCCGATGAAAGACGGCGTCATCGCAGATTTTGTCGTTACCGAGAAAATGCTCCAGCACTTTATCCATAAAGTGCACGAGAACAGCTTTATTACACCCAGCCCCCGGGTACTGGTCTGCGTGCCCAGCAAATCCACCCAGGTGGAACGCAAGGCTATCCGCGAGTCTGCCCTTGGTGCCGGCGCACGGGAAGTTTTCCTGATTGAGGAACCCATGGCTGCTGCCATCGGCGCCGGCTTGCCGGTAGAGGAAGCCAGCGGCTCGATGATCGTGGACATCGGTGGTGGCACCACCGAGATCGCCATTATCTCCCTGAACGGCATCGTCTACGCCGAGTCCGTCCGCACTGGCGGTGACAAGTTCGACGAAGCCATCGTCACCTATGTGCGCCGCAACTACGGCAGCCTCATCGGTGATTCCACCGCCGAGCGCATCAAGCACGAAATCGGCTGTGCCTATGAAGGCCTGGACATCCGCGAAATCGATGTTCGCGGTCGTAACCTGGCCGAGGGCGTGCCCCGTGCCTTTACCCTGAACAGCGAAGAAATCCTCGACGCCCTTCAGGAGTCCCTGGCACAAATCGTCCAGACGGTGAAAAGCGCCCTGGAACAGTCGCCACCGGAACTGGCTTCCGACATAGCCGAGCGTGGCATTGTACTGACCGGTGGCGGAGCGCTGCTGCGTGGACTGGACAAACTGATCAGCGAGGAAACCGGCCTGCCGGTAATCATTGCTGAAGATCCGCTCACCTGTGTCGCCCGTGGTGGTGGCAAGGCGCTGGAAGTGATTGACCGTGGTGGAATCGGAATGTTCTCCCAGGAGGGCTGACCTTGACCCCGGCTTTACGCCCCGACATTGCCACAACCCGGCCGCCGCTCGTGAAAATTCACGGCGGCGGTTGTCGTATGGACACCTGCAGGGATTGCGGGAGGGTTCGCCATTAAAACCATCTTTGTACAGGGTCCTGTTCCCGGCTTCAGACTGTTGCTGGTCATTGTGCTGTCGGCGGTATTGATTGTGGCTGATGCCCGTTTCGATCAGCTTACCCCTGTTCGCAGCGCCATTGGCACAGGCATGGCGCCGATTCACTGGCTGGGCAATGCGCCCTCTGAGCTGAGCGGCTGGGTCGCCAGCCTGTTTACCTCCAAGGAAGACCTGCAGGCCGAAAATGAGGAGCTTCGGGCACGCCTTCTGATTCTGGAGCGTCGGGCTCTTAAATACGCGGCGCTGGCTTCCGAGAACAACGAACTGCGTCAGTTGATGAATTCGTCGGAGGTGCTGGACGACCGGGTTATTGTCGGCGAAGTGGTAGCCGTTTCTCCCGACCCTTTCTCCCATGAAATTGTTATCAACAAGGGTCGCCGTGACGGCGTTGAAGTAGGCCAGGCGATCCTGGATGCCAATGGCCTGATGGGGCAGGTTCAGCAAACCAGCAGTTTTACCTCAAGGGTATTGCTGGTTTCGGATAGCAGCCATGCCGTGCCGGTGGAAGTGGTTCGCAATGGCCTGCGGGCGATTCTTCTGGGCAATGGCGACACCAACACCCTGGAATTAGTGCATGTACCGGATACCGCGGATATCCGGGAGGGGGACCTGCTGGTCAGTTCTGGCCTGGGTGGGCGTTTTCCCAAAGGATATCCGGTTGCGGAAGTGGACAGGATCGTTAAAGAGCCGGGCGAACCTTTTGTGAAAATAGAGGCAACGCCGCTGGCAGAGCTGAACAAGAGCCGGTTACTACTGGTTGTGTTCTCTCCTGAACAGGAGGCCACTGACGAAGCCGGGGACACAGCCGCTGGCACTGGCGTGGACACGGCAGAACAGGGAGAGGTGCGCTGATGCTGTCAGTAATCAGTTATCCCGTTTTCGCCTTCAGCATTGTTCTGGCCCTGGTGCTCAGCAGTTCCCTGTTCCCGGTGGGTTGGTTCGAGTTCCGGCCGGAATGGCTGGGATTGATGGTGTTCTACTGGACTTTCCGGGCGCCCGCCCAGTTTGGCATTCTGCTGGCCTGGTGTCTGGGGCTGTTGCTGGATGTCCTGGAGGCCACGCCGCTGGGCGTCAACGCCTTGGCCATGGGGGTCATTGCGTTCCTGGTGCTGACTATTCACCAGCGGCTGCGCATGTATCCAATGCCCCAGCAGTGCCTGATGGTCTTTCTGCTACTGGGTATCAACCAGATGCTGGTGCATTTTATCAAGCAGACTCTGGGCGCGGATGATTCGGGCTTCAGTTATCTCTGGCCGGCACTGACGAGTGCCATAGCCTGGCCTTTTGTTTGTGTTCTGCTGGACAATCTCAACCGCAAACTCGGATAGAGGGGGGCTCGTATGGCATCGATTATTCTGGCCTCAGCCTCACCGCGCCGAGCCGAACTGCTGAAGCAGATCGGATTGTCGTTTCATGTTCGCCCGGCGGATATTGATGAAACTCCGGGCACAGATGAGTCCGCAGTGGATTATGTGGAGCGGCTGGCTCGGGGTAAGGCACTGGCTGTTCAGGCAACAGAGCCAGGTGCCACTGTGATCGGCTCGGACACATCGGTCGTTCTTGGGGGCCAGATCCTTGGTAAGCCCCAGGACAGTCACCATGCGATGGGCATGCTGAAGCAACTGTCAGGCACGACCCATCAGGTAATGACGGCGGTGGCTGTTGCCAGCGCCAACGCCTGCGAGTCCCGGGTTTCTGTTACGGATGTCCGCTTTCGTCCACTATCGGGCGAGGAGATAGAAGCCTATGTGGCGACCGGGGAGCCCATGGACAAGGCCGGTGGCTATGGTATTCAGGGGCGGGGTGGTATTTTTGTAGAAGAACTTCGGGGTAGCTACAGCGCCGTGGTTGGTCTGCCCCTGCAGGAAACCGCAGAATTACTTGCCGGCGCCGGAAGCCCGGTCTGGGAAACCTGGAACAGCAGGCAGGAGAGCCGCAATGAGTGAAGAAATACTGATCAATGTTACCCCGGTGGAAACCCGGGTGGCTCTCGTGGAGAACGGCATGCTCCAGGAAGCCTACATTGAGCGTACCAGCCGGAAGGGCATTGTCGGCAATATCTACAAGGGCAAGGTGGTTCGCGTGCTGCCCGGCATGGAGGCGGCTTTTGTGGATATTGGTCTTGAGCGTGCCGCTTTTATTCACGCGTCCGATGTGGTGCCCGTTCAGCAACCGCCCAATGAACCCGCCGATACCCCGAAAACCGTCCCGGATATCCGTACCCTGCTACGGGAAGGGCAATCACTGGTGGTGCAGGTCACCAAGGACCCCATCGGCACCAAGGGCGCGCGGCTGACAACCCAGCTGTCTATACCGTCCCGTTACCTGGTGTTTATGCCCGGTGTCAGTCATGTGGGCATTTCCCAGCGAATCGAAGATGAGAATGAGCGTGCCCGGCTGAAAACCCTGGTAGAAGAGGGGGCAGCCGCAGACTCTGACGCCAGCGGGGGCTACATAATTCGCACGGCCGCTGAGGCCGCTTCAGCGGAAGATCTGCTTGGCGACATGACCTACCTGCATCGCCTGAATCAGGCGATCGAAGAGCGCATAACCCGCAGTGAGGCGCCGACTGCGGTCTATCAGGATTTGCCGCTGTTTATCCGTACCATCCGTGACCTGATTCGCCCCCAGACCGAAAAAGTCCGTATCGACAGTCGTGAGAGTCACCAGCGGGTCATGGAATTTGTGAATGAGTTCGTGACCGAGTTTTCCGACAAGGTCGAGTACTATCCGGGCGAACGGCCCATCTTCGACCTCTATTCCGTTGAAGATGAAATCCAGAAAGCCCTCAGCCGCAAGGTCCAGCTGAAGTCGGGTGGGTACGTGATCATTGATCAGACCGAAGCAATGACCACCATCGACATCAACACCGGCGCGTTTGTGGGCCACCGCAACCTTGAGGAAACCATCTTCAAGACCAATCTGGAAGCGGCCCGCGCCATCAGCCGTCAGCTGCGGCTGCGTAATCTTGGCGGCATCATCATTATCGACTTCATTGACATGGATGATGCCGAGCACCAGCGCCAGGTGCATCGCATGCTGGAAAAGATGCTGGAGCGGGACCATGCCAAAACCAAGATAACCGGGGTTTCGGAGTTGGGGCTGGTGGAAATGACCCGCAAGCGCACCACCGAGAGCCTTGGCCAGATACTTTGTGAACCCTGCCCCATCTGCGATGGCCGTGGTTTCCTGAAGACCAGTGAGACGGTCTGTTACGAGGTGTTCCGGGAAATCCTGCGGGTAAACCGTGCCTATGACGCAGAAAGTTATCTTGTCATGGCCTCCCAGAGCGTGGTGGATCGGTTGCTGGACGAGGAATCCGACAACGTTGCGGACCTGGAGACCTTCATCAGTAAAACCATTCGCTTTCAGGTTGAGCCATTCTACAGTCAGGAGCAGTATGATGTGGTGCTGCTGTAACGCCGGAACGGCAGGCATTCACTAGGCGTGGCGGTTACCCCTGATGGCATCCAGTGTCGCTGATCAAAAAAACAGACCTATCGTTGTTCGATTACTGTCGCGCCTTGCCAGTCTGATCTGGTGGTTGCTGCTGGCGGTCATCATCCTGCTGGCACTCTACGCCGGGCTTGGCCGGCAGCTCACCCAGAATATCGACGATTACCGCGCCAATATCGAGCAGGTACTGTCGTCGAAGCTTGGCCAGGAAATTCGTATCGGTTCCCTGTCGTCGAGCTGGAACTGGCTCAATCCGACCATTATTGCCCGCGAAATCCTGGTGCTGTCTGATGGCGATCGCAATGATGTGGCCGGCTCACTGCAGAGCGTTCGCATCGGCCTGGACTTTCTGGCATCGCTGAGACGCTTTCGCATTGTGTTTGCCAACTTTGAAGCGGACGGGCTGGAGTTGACGGTTAACCAGACCCGGCGCGGTGAAGTCATCGTTGAAGGGGTGGATATCCCCGGGCCGGTGGCCAACGACATTGAGCTCTGGCTGGACATTGCCGGAACCTGGCTTTCTGACCCCTCGGTAAAAATTACCCGCTTTGATCTCGGTGTCCGGGACAACAATGACCAGTTGCGGCATGTGGAGATTCCCCAGTTGGACCTGGTCTACCAGCGTGGTCTTTTTCATGCCTCAGGCCGGGCCATGAGCCCCGGCACTACCGAGCAACTGGCCAGTTTCGGGCTGGTTGGCCGGCACTTTTTCAGGGGCGACTTTACTGGCCAGATATACGCCGATATCAACTCCGGGCGGTTGTTCGACGGGTTGGTTGAAGAATATGCCTGGCGCGATGTCCGGGTGGAAGGGTTCGATCTGGGTGGCCAGGTCTGGATGACCTTTCGTGACGGTTTGATGGAGCAGGTCAGTGGCAACGTGGCGACGCCTTACCTCCAGATCGGGGCTGGCAAGGAATCCCTGGCGCCGCTTGAGGATATCAGCGTAAGGTTTGGCTGGCGCAGGCAGCATGCATCAAATGGCCCACCGGAAAACCAGTCCTGGTTCACCACCGGCGAGTTCCACCTGAAGGGGCTGGAGTGGCAGTGGAATGGTGATGCGGTTCCTCCTTTCGACGTCCGTTTTCAATTCGATGATGAAGAAGCCGGGCCCCGCATCATTGCCGACGAGCTATCGTTACAACCTCTTCGGCGGCTGGTAACCAGTCTCGGCCTGCTACCGGACACGGCTGCCAGGGCCCTCGAAAACTACCGGCCGGCCGGCAAACTGAACCAGTTGTTGCTCAAACTGCCATCCGAGAAGAACCGGCAGTTTGAGCTGACGGCGTTAATGAACGACGTTCAGGTGCGGGCCCACGGTGGTGCGCCGGAAATATCGGGCCTTAACGGCAATCTCGTAATGACGAATGAAGGCGGCTATGCGCAGGCCCGGAGCGACGAGCTGACACTGGGCTTTCCGGATCTGTTTCGCAATTCCTGGAGTCTGCGGGGCTTGCGGGCTGGCGTGGCCTGGCGCTTCGAGGGAGACATTATCCGGGTCTATTCCGACGAAATCGGGATGGTTTATGGCGATGGCACCGAGCTGACCGGCGCATTCGATTTGCGGATGGATCGTCACGGTGAGGACAGTCTCGGGGTCAAGGTCGGCGTTCGCAACGGAACCGCCGAGATGCTTGCGGATTTTGTGCCGGCCAGGGCCGTGGCCCCGGGCTTGTATCAGTGGCTGACAACCGCCATTGAAGACGTTGATGTCACCAGCGGAGAATATTTCGGCCACGGGCTGATCAATCGCGATGCCCCACCGGGCTCGTTTGTGTCCTCCATGGTCTACCACTTTCAGGATGCCACCGTCCGTTATGATGAACGCTGGCCGGAGGTCACTGATGCCTCAGGCACGGTTTACGTTCAGAATGGACGCACGCGGGTGGAGGTGGAGTCCGGCCGCACCGGCGGGCTCGACCTTGAGCCGGGGCAGGTGAGAGTCGAACCCGAGGATAGTCATGTTCGGCTCTCTGTGGATGCTTCGGCACCGGTAGCAGGTGAAGCCGTGGCCCACTGGATGACGAACAGCCCGCTGGGCGAAATGGCCGGAGAAGCTGGCAGGAGCATCCAGCTGGATGGCAGTTATCACCTGGGCCTGCAGCTTGCTCTGATTCTGGGTTCGGACTCGCCGCCCGACATAAATGCCACCGTTCGCGCCGATGCCGGCACGCTGACGTATACCCCGGCGGATCTTGAATGGACACAGATCAATGGCGAACTGAGTTTCAGCACCGAGGACGGATTTTCTGACACGCCTCTTCAGGCTGATTTCATGGGAGCTCCGGTTACCGTGCGGTTGCGCCGTGATGAGGCTGGGGAGGCACTCAATATCCGCCAGTACGGCCGTCTTGATATCAGCAATGTGCTGGCGCAGACCGCGCTGCCGGAGGGAACCAGTCTTGGGCTGAGTGGAGACCTCGGCTACCTGGCAACCCTGGACGTCTCGCCGGGTAATGCGACCGCCGTGAGGCTGTATTCGGACCTGACGGGGCTCGCGGTCAGCTGGCCGGAACCATTGGCAAAGAAGGCTGACGAGGAAGCGCCCCTGAGTGCAAGCATAGAGCCCAGGGGTGATGCCGGGATAAACGTCTATGTTGACTGGCCCGATCGCCTGAACCTGGAACTGCTGTGGCAGACGGATAACCTGGACCTGACTTTCCACACCCTTTATCTGGGTGACCAGCAACTGACCGGTGTCGACGTTTCAGCGCGCCAGGTCAATGAGCAGTGGACTGTTGAGGCGGAATCAGAGTGGCTTTCCGGGGGTGTATACTGGCCTGAGGATGACAGCCCGGTCGTCGTGGATCTGGAACGGCTGAAGCTGGCCCGGGGCGACGGCGAAGCGGAAGAGGAGGTGCCCCTGCTGCCGGAGCCGGATGAACAGGTTCGTGCCTTCCGCGAGCTGGCCATGGAGAACTGGCCGGATATCGACCTACGTATCGCCAGCCTTCAGCTCGACGATGACGATGCCGGCACCTGGTCTCTGGGGCTTCGTCCGGAAGCCACGCGGCTACAGGTGCAGGACATCGCCGGCAGGCTGAACTCGTTGACCCTGGGCGGACAGTTGACCTGGAGTATTGCCGGAGACCGGGAGACCACCCGGTTCGTCGGTGACATTACCGGTGAGTCCCTTGCGGATCTTGGCAACCTGTTTGGCACCGAGATACCGTTTCGCAGCGAGAGCACCGTGGTGAATATGGATATTGACTGGCCGGGCCGGCCCAATGAATTTGATGTATCAGGGCTCAGCGGGTCAGTGAGTGTGCGCTTTGATGACGGCGTCATTCTGGAAGGCAACAACACCGCCCAGTTGTTCCGGGTATTCAATCTGCTGAACTCCGACACCTTGTGGCGGCGGTTGCAGCTGGATTTCTCCGATCTGTACGAAGCCGGTGTGGCATTTGATGCCATCTCTGGCAAGGCAACCATGATTAACGGCCTGCTGACGCTGGATCCGGAGTTGCAGGTGGTTGGTCCCTCCGGTGCTTTCAAGCTGACCGGCACCAGCAACATGATAGAAGAAACCCTCGATATGAGCATGGTGGTGGTTCTGCCGTTGACCCAGAACCTGCCGCTGGCAGCACTGCTGATGGGGGCGGGCGCGCCCATTGGAGGCGCCCTGTTTGTACTGGACAAAGTATTGGGTGATCCATTGAGTAAACTGACCAGTGCAACTTATAGTGTCAGCGGAAGTTGGGACGAGCCGGAAGTTCGCCTCAGGCGGGTATTTGATACCGGCCAGTAATGATTTCATCCGGAGGATAATCAATGTCAGTACAGGCACAGCAGGCAGTGAACAGACAGCAAAACAGGGTAGCGGCGCTCCAGATGGTGAGCACCCACGATATTGCCTCTAACCTCAGGGAAGCGGGGCGCTTGCTGGCGGAGGCTGCAGCTTCCGGGGCCAGCGTGGCGGTACTGCCGGAAAACTTCGCCGTGCTGGCAACCCGGCAGATGATTGGTTGCGGCCGTCGCGAGGCAGATCCGGATAACCTGATACGGCATTTTCTGGCCGAGCAATCCGCCGAGCTTGGCATCTGGATTGTCGGTGGCTCACTGCCCATAGCTTCACGCCCGGATGGTTCCACAGTGAGGGATCGGGTCAGGGCCTGTTGCCTGGTCTACAACGATCAGGGCGAGGAAGTCGCCCGCTATGACAAGATCCACCTGTTTGATGCCATGGTGGAGGATGCCCAGGGTCAGTATCGGGAGTCCGATACCTTCGAGCCCGGCGAAGACGTGGTTTTGATCGACACCCCCGCCGGTCGGCTGGGACTGGCCATTTGCTACGATCTTCGTTTCCCGGAACTGTTCCGCAAGTTGCGGGAACAGGGCGCCGAATGGGTGTCACTGCCCAGCGCGTTTACCTGGAACACCGGCGATGCCCACTGGCACGCGCTGCTGCGGGCCAGGGCCATCGAGAACCAGTTCTGGATGGTGGCAGCGGGGCAGGGTGGCCAGAACAGCGAGCGGCGGCATACCTATGGCCACAGCATGATTGTTGACCCCTGGGGGCGAGTCTTGTCCGAGATCGGCGAGGGGCCCGGGGTAGTCACTGCCGACCTGGACCCGGAGATGCTCCGCGAGATACGTACCCGGATGCCGGTCTGGGAGCACCGGAAGCTCTGACCAGGCGGTCCGCTAGTGACCGGCCGCCTCAACGTCGTCAATGCATTCCCTCAGGTAGCGGAACAGTTTTCTGGGCTGGCCGGTATTTTTTTCGTTCTGCATGTCCCGGCGGGCGTTTCGGGCCAGGTTGCGCAGGTGCTGGATATCGGCCGTTGAGCAGTAATTCAGGAATTCCCCCACGGCAGAGTCACCCTCTTCGATCATCCGGTCGCGCCAGCGCTCCGCCAGGTGATGGCGACGGGTGTGCTCCTCGCTGCCAGCATCGAAGGCATCAATGGCACGGGTCAGACCTTCGGGATCGTCTTCCTGGCGAATGATCTTGCCGATGTACTGCAGGTGGCGCCGCCGGGCCTCATTCTGGCGAATGCGGCGGGACTCCTCAATGGCCGCCCTCAGTGTTCCGCTGATGGGCAGGGTGTCGAGCTGGTCGTTGCTCAGGTCGAGCATGCGCTTGCCCAGGCCCTGCAGCTGGTGCATGTCCCGCTTGAGCTGGGATTTGCTGGGGCCGGAGTATTCGGGGTGGTCGTTTTGAGTATCGTTCATGAAGCGTCCGTTTTGTCGGATTACGGCTTCGCCTAATCCGACCTACATTAAATTAAGCGTCCGACCCGTAGGTCGGATTAGCGAAGCGTAATCCGACAAACCTGTCATCCATAAAATATCGTAGCCAGGCCAAGAAACGCCATAAACCCGATCACATCTGTCACCGTCGTCAGTATAACGCTTCCCGCCAGCGCCGGATCAATGTTGCGGGATTTGAGGAACAGGGGCAATACGGTGCCCACGAGGGCTGCTGCAATCAGGTTTATGATCAGCGCAGCAGCAATGATGGCGCCAATCATCATGTCCTTGAACCAGAGGGTGGCGGCGGTGGCTACCACAACAGCCCAGAGCAACCCGTTCAGGGCGCCGGCGACAAATTCGCGGTTCAGCAGCCAGCCCACGTTGGCGCCACTGATCTGCCCCACGGCCATGCCGCGGATGACCAGGGTCAGGGTCTGGC harbors:
- the gatA gene encoding Asp-tRNA(Asn)/Glu-tRNA(Gln) amidotransferase subunit GatA, whose protein sequence is MHNKSVAELSRELESGKISSVELTREYLGRLKKEDEQLNSFISITEDQALADAHAADEQRAAGKATPWTGVPFAHKDIFCTNGVATTCGSKMLANFVPPYDATVTENFRKAGAVCLGKTNMDEFAMGSSTESSHFGATTNPWGLSKGEKRVPGGSSGGSAAAVAARLVPAATATDTGGSIRQPAALCGVTGLKPTYGRVSRYGMIAFASSLDQGGAMARSAEDAALMLNVMAGFDPKDSTSIDREVPDYTATLDEPLKGLRIGLPKEYFADNLSAAMEEQVRGAIRDYEKLGATVKDVSLPHANLAIAAYYVIAPAEASANLSRFDGARYGYRCEDPKDLMDMYTRTRAEGFGAEVKRRILVGTYALSAGYFDAYYLKAQKVRRLIQQDFIDAFREVDVLMSPTTPSPAFIQGEKSNDPVTMYLEDVFTVAINLAGIPAMSVPAGFVDGLPVGLQIIGDYFSEARLLNAAHQFQQVTDWHQREPQ
- the gatC gene encoding Asp-tRNA(Asn)/Glu-tRNA(Gln) amidotransferase subunit GatC, encoding MTISRKDIEKVAVLARIRVDDEQVSALEKDLGNILELVDQLSAADTDSVEPMAHPLNAVQRLRPDEITETNQREAFQAIAPATENGLYLVPRVIE
- a CDS encoding rod shape-determining protein gives rise to the protein MIKRLRGLFSSDLSIDLGTANTLIYVRERGIVLNEPSVVAIRTHGSQKMVAAVGAEAKRMLGRTPGNITAIRPMKDGVIADFVVTEKMLQHFIHKVHENSFITPSPRVLVCVPSKSTQVERKAIRESALGAGAREVFLIEEPMAAAIGAGLPVEEASGSMIVDIGGGTTEIAIISLNGIVYAESVRTGGDKFDEAIVTYVRRNYGSLIGDSTAERIKHEIGCAYEGLDIREIDVRGRNLAEGVPRAFTLNSEEILDALQESLAQIVQTVKSALEQSPPELASDIAERGIVLTGGGALLRGLDKLISEETGLPVIIAEDPLTCVARGGGKALEVIDRGGIGMFSQEG
- the mreC gene encoding rod shape-determining protein MreC, translated to MFVQGPVPGFRLLLVIVLSAVLIVADARFDQLTPVRSAIGTGMAPIHWLGNAPSELSGWVASLFTSKEDLQAENEELRARLLILERRALKYAALASENNELRQLMNSSEVLDDRVIVGEVVAVSPDPFSHEIVINKGRRDGVEVGQAILDANGLMGQVQQTSSFTSRVLLVSDSSHAVPVEVVRNGLRAILLGNGDTNTLELVHVPDTADIREGDLLVSSGLGGRFPKGYPVAEVDRIVKEPGEPFVKIEATPLAELNKSRLLLVVFSPEQEATDEAGDTAAGTGVDTAEQGEVR
- the mreD gene encoding rod shape-determining protein MreD; translated protein: MLSVISYPVFAFSIVLALVLSSSLFPVGWFEFRPEWLGLMVFYWTFRAPAQFGILLAWCLGLLLDVLEATPLGVNALAMGVIAFLVLTIHQRLRMYPMPQQCLMVFLLLGINQMLVHFIKQTLGADDSGFSYLWPALTSAIAWPFVCVLLDNLNRKLG
- a CDS encoding Maf family protein, giving the protein MASIILASASPRRAELLKQIGLSFHVRPADIDETPGTDESAVDYVERLARGKALAVQATEPGATVIGSDTSVVLGGQILGKPQDSHHAMGMLKQLSGTTHQVMTAVAVASANACESRVSVTDVRFRPLSGEEIEAYVATGEPMDKAGGYGIQGRGGIFVEELRGSYSAVVGLPLQETAELLAGAGSPVWETWNSRQESRNE
- the rng gene encoding ribonuclease G yields the protein MSEEILINVTPVETRVALVENGMLQEAYIERTSRKGIVGNIYKGKVVRVLPGMEAAFVDIGLERAAFIHASDVVPVQQPPNEPADTPKTVPDIRTLLREGQSLVVQVTKDPIGTKGARLTTQLSIPSRYLVFMPGVSHVGISQRIEDENERARLKTLVEEGAAADSDASGGYIIRTAAEAASAEDLLGDMTYLHRLNQAIEERITRSEAPTAVYQDLPLFIRTIRDLIRPQTEKVRIDSRESHQRVMEFVNEFVTEFSDKVEYYPGERPIFDLYSVEDEIQKALSRKVQLKSGGYVIIDQTEAMTTIDINTGAFVGHRNLEETIFKTNLEAARAISRQLRLRNLGGIIIIDFIDMDDAEHQRQVHRMLEKMLERDHAKTKITGVSELGLVEMTRKRTTESLGQILCEPCPICDGRGFLKTSETVCYEVFREILRVNRAYDAESYLVMASQSVVDRLLDEESDNVADLETFISKTIRFQVEPFYSQEQYDVVLL
- a CDS encoding AsmA-like C-terminal region-containing protein, with protein sequence MASSVADQKNRPIVVRLLSRLASLIWWLLLAVIILLALYAGLGRQLTQNIDDYRANIEQVLSSKLGQEIRIGSLSSSWNWLNPTIIAREILVLSDGDRNDVAGSLQSVRIGLDFLASLRRFRIVFANFEADGLELTVNQTRRGEVIVEGVDIPGPVANDIELWLDIAGTWLSDPSVKITRFDLGVRDNNDQLRHVEIPQLDLVYQRGLFHASGRAMSPGTTEQLASFGLVGRHFFRGDFTGQIYADINSGRLFDGLVEEYAWRDVRVEGFDLGGQVWMTFRDGLMEQVSGNVATPYLQIGAGKESLAPLEDISVRFGWRRQHASNGPPENQSWFTTGEFHLKGLEWQWNGDAVPPFDVRFQFDDEEAGPRIIADELSLQPLRRLVTSLGLLPDTAARALENYRPAGKLNQLLLKLPSEKNRQFELTALMNDVQVRAHGGAPEISGLNGNLVMTNEGGYAQARSDELTLGFPDLFRNSWSLRGLRAGVAWRFEGDIIRVYSDEIGMVYGDGTELTGAFDLRMDRHGEDSLGVKVGVRNGTAEMLADFVPARAVAPGLYQWLTTAIEDVDVTSGEYFGHGLINRDAPPGSFVSSMVYHFQDATVRYDERWPEVTDASGTVYVQNGRTRVEVESGRTGGLDLEPGQVRVEPEDSHVRLSVDASAPVAGEAVAHWMTNSPLGEMAGEAGRSIQLDGSYHLGLQLALILGSDSPPDINATVRADAGTLTYTPADLEWTQINGELSFSTEDGFSDTPLQADFMGAPVTVRLRRDEAGEALNIRQYGRLDISNVLAQTALPEGTSLGLSGDLGYLATLDVSPGNATAVRLYSDLTGLAVSWPEPLAKKADEEAPLSASIEPRGDAGINVYVDWPDRLNLELLWQTDNLDLTFHTLYLGDQQLTGVDVSARQVNEQWTVEAESEWLSGGVYWPEDDSPVVVDLERLKLARGDGEAEEEVPLLPEPDEQVRAFRELAMENWPDIDLRIASLQLDDDDAGTWSLGLRPEATRLQVQDIAGRLNSLTLGGQLTWSIAGDRETTRFVGDITGESLADLGNLFGTEIPFRSESTVVNMDIDWPGRPNEFDVSGLSGSVSVRFDDGVILEGNNTAQLFRVFNLLNSDTLWRRLQLDFSDLYEAGVAFDAISGKATMINGLLTLDPELQVVGPSGAFKLTGTSNMIEETLDMSMVVVLPLTQNLPLAALLMGAGAPIGGALFVLDKVLGDPLSKLTSATYSVSGSWDEPEVRLRRVFDTGQ